A region of the Larimichthys crocea isolate SSNF chromosome XVIII, L_crocea_2.0, whole genome shotgun sequence genome:
CCATTTCATAAGTTTGACATTCTTGGGTGCATCTGCAGGTGGGACTCCAGTGTATCTCCACACAACCTGGAACATAAAAATCTTGAGTTTTAATATTTGCCATGCAAAGTATTTATGTAACGATTTGAGAGTTTGGCATGTTTGCAACAAGGCAAAGCAGGAGACAAAGTCCTATGGTACGAACTGATTAGGGCTTTAGCATACTGTGTGCTGAGATTACAGATCTCTGGTTAATGTAATATATGGCAGTCTAAAGTAATCAGTAGAGCTTGATTTATTGTTGGTTAATTATTTCTTACCCTTTGAGGAATTTGCCGAAAGGCGTCAAAGAAATGTTGAGCCTTCTCCTCAGGCATGTTGGACACCATTGAGCCCAGAGTAAAGACAATAAAGCCATCATCTCCAGAGCCATCCACAAACTCCTGCAAATCCTGCAGGGAGGGTAAAATAGacacaaaacattacattaagaaatgtgcaaaaatatgttgttgtttttttttttttaattattatatcaATGTACTATTCTCATGACAAAATATTACATATAGTGGGCAATGATCACATTTTAAGGTGTAGCAATTACTGTATATCACTTCCATCTGAAATACATTACATTCTGTAcattattttcaaatatattGAAGGGACTTCATCTGATTAACACTGTATTCAGCATAGATCCACTCAATGAAGCAGCCTTAGTAGAACaatctttgtgcttttgtaGTAAAGTATTTTGTACGTGTTAACACAGAGCTCCTGAAATCTTGTCTTAAATTACTCTAGGCATAGTAGAGAAATTTTGCTCAAATTTCAAACACTGAATCGCCTAGAAGAGCAGACCAACCTTTTCTGATTCTtgataaacatgaaacatagtcaaaacaatcattaatgattaataatcaCTTCAGCACTGCTGTTGTActagtgtttatttattttaatatttcatactttGCGTAATGCTGAAATTTTGTTTAGGTCCCTAACAATACAGTGTCTATACTATGATACACATGTTTCCTCAATTGTAAGTAACAATGCAGAGATGTTAcatttcctgattttttttttttcagagcagaATTTGCCAGAACAATAAACTAAAGGAGACAAATGCTTTGTAGAGACCTCTTTCATAATAGTATACATTGTCATTTACTCAATTGTTATTATAAAACTGGTTTCCACTGTTTATTATATCACTGTTTAGGGCATCTAAACACAGAGCAAGTATAAATGAATCCAGATGTTTACATTGGCACACATTCTTAAATACTCACCTCTGGTAGAGGAGATGCATTTTCACAGTTGATACCTCCGATAAAAGCCATGTTTGGTAAGAGAGGTCTAGGCCAttcaaaaacaaagtcatatCTGAGAAGCCAGAAATCAGCATGACCAAGAAGGTCCTTGTAAGTCATGTTGTCTCCTAAATATCTGCTGACCAGGTCATCAAAATGGGAATACATTAATTTGCACATGTGGGACTCCACAACAGACATGACCATGTTTTTAACTCTCTGTGGGAAGGTCATGATGTCTGTATTACCAGCGAAGGCCACGGGAACATAGGACAGAGGTGAAGGACGCCGGCTAGCCTTTGAATCCAGATCACATGGAAGTCCACGCAGGAAATAAACAGCTGGAATGGAAAACATATGAGCCAGGACAGAGCCACAGGGAAGGAAAGGGTCTGTAAGCATGAGATCGAAGCCCTCTTCCCTCAGTCGAGTCATTAGAGGATGGTTGTTCAGCAAACTCTCACAACCTTTCAACTGTGTAGAAGTAAAATTTACCAACCGCTCCACATTGACGAACATATCTGTGATAGATGGTGGCTTGATgaacagaccatcctttaggtTCTTGAAACTTCCATCAAGCTCATCTTTGGTATAGGACACTTTGTAGATCTCAGTCTTGTAGCTGTCTGAGCCCTTCATCAACAGGCTGCATTCAGGCACCATCACCAAGACATCATGGCCCCTGCGGCTGAGCTCCTTCACCAGTATCTTCATGCTTAGCCAGTGGCTTCCATCCATAGGCAGAACCAGAACTTTCCCCCCCTG
Encoded here:
- the LOC109136658 gene encoding UDP-glucuronosyltransferase-like isoform X1, translated to MSSGVWFPTLGLVAWLCCLSLGQVQGGKVLVLPMDGSHWLSMKILVKELSRRGHDVLVMVPECSLLMKGSDSYKTEIYKVSYTKDELDGSFKNLKDGLFIKPPSITDMFVNVERLVNFTSTQLKGCESLLNNHPLMTRLREEGFDLMLTDPFLPCGSVLAHMFSIPAVYFLRGLPCDLDSKASRRPSPLSYVPVAFAGNTDIMTFPQRVKNMVMSVVESHMCKLMYSHFDDLVSRYLGDNMTYKDLLGHADFWLLRYDFVFEWPRPLLPNMAFIGGINCENASPLPEDLQEFVDGSGDDGFIVFTLGSMVSNMPEEKAQHFFDAFRQIPQRVVWRYTGVPPADAPKNVKLMKWLPQNDLLAHPKAKVFITHGGTHGIYEGICKAVPMLMFPLFGDQGDNAHRMVSRGVAEKLEIHDVTAEKLVAALNNLIHDKSYKEKIVEMSAIHLDRPVEPLDLAVFWTEFIIKHKGAKHLRIAAHELNWIQYHSLDVIGFLVIILLTVLFVTFKCCLFCTRKCFRKGTAKKKKE
- the LOC109136658 gene encoding UDP-glucuronosyltransferase-like isoform X2: MSSGVWFPTLGLVAWLCCLSLGQVQGGKVLVLPMDGSHWLSMKILVKELSRRGHDVLVMVPECSLLMKGSDSYKTEIYKVSYTKDELDGSFKNLKDGLFIKPPSITDMFVNVERLVNFTSTQLKGCESLLNNHPLMTRLREEGFDLMLTDPFLPCGSVLAHMFSIPAVYFLRGLPCDLDSKASRRPSPLSYVPVAFAGNTDIMTFPQRVKNMVMSVVESHMCKLMYSHFDDLVSRYLGDNMTYKDLLGHADFWLLRYDFVFEWPRPLLPNMAFIGGINCENASPLPEDLQEFVDGSGDDGFIVFTLGSMVSNMPEEKAQHFFDAFRQIPQRVVWRYTGVPPVDVPKNVKLMKWLPQNDLLAHPKAKVFITHGGIHGVYEGICNAVPMLMFPLFGDQGDNVHRMVARGVAEKLNMYDVTAEKVVTALNKIIHDKSYKEKIVEMSAIHLDRPVEPLDLAVFWTEFIIKHKGAKHLRIAAHELNWIQYHSLDVIGFLVIILLTVLFVTFKCCLFCTRKCFRKGTAKKKKE
- the LOC109136658 gene encoding UDP-glucuronosyltransferase-like isoform X3; its protein translation is MSSGVWFPTLGLVAWLCCLSLGQVQGGKVLVLPMDGSHWLSMKILVKELSRRGHDVLVMVPECSLLMKGSDSYKTEIYKVSYTKDELDGSFKNLKDGLFIKPPSITDMFVNVERLVNFTSTQLKGCESLLNNHPLMTRLREEGFDLMLTDPFLPCGSVLAHMFSIPAVYFLRGLPCDLDSKASRRPSPLSYVPVAFAGNTDIMTFPQRVKNMVMSVVESHMCKLMYSHFDDLVSRYLGDNMTYKDLLGHADFWLLRYDFVFEWPRPLLPNMAFIGGINCENASPLPEDLQEFVDGSGDDGFIVFTLGSMVSNMPEEKAQHFFDAFRQIPQRVVWRYTGVPPADAPKNVKLMKWLPQNDLLAHPKAKVFITHGGTHGIYEGICKAVPMLMFPLFGDQGDNAHRMVSRGVAEKLEIHDVTAEKLVAALNNLIHDKSYKEKIVEMSAIHLDRPVEPLDLAVFWMRSS